The window AATAGGTCGGGGCCCCCACAGACACCCGAAGCAAATAGAGCAAAGACATCAAGATAAAGAAAACACCTAACACTCTACTAAAGATCTGGAAGACTCCGTAGAGCAGCTCCAGTACGCGAGAAACCGGTTTGCCGTACGCGCATTCGTTTTGCCCCGGATCACGGCACGCCTCACGAATAGTGACGACCCTCCCCAGCTCCTTCGGAGTAACGACGGAGCCGCCGACGACCGCCTCGACCGTCCGCCCATTGTCGCGCTCGATCAGGAGCCGGCAGACCCACCAGTACCCCAACCCCTGGTCACTGACAGGGCCTACCCGGCGACACTCTTCGACCTTCACTTGGACCGACTGCTCGATCGGGCCGTACGGACGAACCACGCCGGTGCCCGGGTAGAGAGAAATCACCGTTAAATACAGGAATAAAAACACCGATGCAACAGCAAGAGTCAATATCATGAAAAACAATTGGCGGAGCCGATACAGCACGGGACCATATCTCCGCCAGGCTAGAATCTCGCGTGACCGATAGTCACGCGAGATTCTGT is drawn from Micromonospora sp. Llam0 and contains these coding sequences:
- a CDS encoding DUF6346 domain-containing protein; translation: MLYRLRQLFFMILTLAVASVFLFLYLTVISLYPGTGVVRPYGPIEQSVQVKVEECRRVGPVSDQGLGYWWVCRLLIERDNGRTVEAVVGGSVVTPKELGRVVTIREACRDPGQNECAYGKPVSRVLELLYGVFQIFSRVLGVFFILMSLLYLLRVSVGAPTYFLLLDKWRGGKGRA